CGCACGCTCAAGCTCGACTTCACGCCGCAGCTGATGGTGTTCATCGGCTTCCTCGCCGCGTTCTCGGTGAAGGTGCCGATGTGGCCCGTGCATACGTGGCTGCCTGACGTCCACTCCGACGGCCCGACGGGCGCCGCCGTGCTGCTCGGCATGCTGAAGATGGGCGGCTACGGCCTGCTGCGCTTCGCGCTGCCCATCGTCCCGGACGCCTGCCACTTCTTCGCACCGGCCATGATCGCGCTGTCGCTCGTCGCGGTGATCTACGGCAGCCTGCTCGCGCTCGCTCAAACCGACATGCGCAAGCTGCTCGCGTACTCGGCTGTCGCGCACATGGGCCTCGTCACGCTCGGCCTGTTCACGTTCGACCGCATGGGCACGGAAGGCGCGGTGGTGCAGATGCTGTCGTACGGCATCGTGTCGGGCGCCATGCTGCTGTGCACGGGCATGCTGTTCGACCGCACGAAGAACGGCTCGATCGACGCCTACGGCGGCGTCGCCAATTCGATGCCCAAGCTCGCCACGTTCGCGATGCTGTTTTCGATGGCCAACGTCGGTCTGCCGGGCACGTCGGGCTTTGTCGGCGAATTCCTGGTGCTGATGGGCGCGATCCGCTTCAACTTCTGGGTCGGCGCGACGGCTGCGCTCACGCTGATCCTCAGTGCCGCGTACACGCTGTGGATGTACAAGCGTGTGATGTTCGGCGCGATCAAGAACACGCGTGTATCGAGCCTGCGCGATCTGGGCCGCCGCGAGTTCGTGCTGCTCGGCGCAATGGCCGTGCTGGTGCTCGCCATCGGCGTGCGTCCGAAGACCTTCACCGACGCGATCGGCCCTGCCGCCGAAAACCTCGTCGCGCAGGCGCAAGGCTCCGCGCTGCCGACTGACACGGGCGTCGCTTCGAACAACCGCGCAACGGCGTCGTCGACGCGTCTGCCGGGCTAAGCTGCCAGCCAGCTTCAGCAGAAGCGCAAAGAAAAACGGCCTCGCAACTTGTCGCGAGGCCGTTTTCATTTTGTGTGTTGATTCAGGCGCTCAAGCGCTGCGCTTCTCCATGAAGCCGTCGAAGAACGCACGCGCATTCGCTTCGAGACTCTCCAGGTGATAGCCGCCTTCCTGCACGATCACGGAAGGCAGACGCAACGCACCGATCGCTTCGCCGAGCCGTCCGAAACCTTGCGTCGTCACCGCGACCTGCGATTGCGGATCGTCCTTGTAAATATCGAAGCCCAGCGCGAGCACGAGCGCATCGGGTTCGAAACGCTTCAGCACGCGCAACGCATCGTCGAGCTTGTCGAAGAAAACGGCTTCCGACGAACCGTGCGGCATCGGCAGATTCACGTTGAAGCCATCGCCCGCACCCGCGCCGCGCTCTTCTTCATAACCCGCGACGACGGGATAGAAGTTCGTCGGATCGCCGTGTATGGAGATGTACAACACGTCGTCGCGTCCGTAGAAAATCTCCTGCACGCCCTGGCCATGGTGCATGTCGGTATCGAGAATCGCGACGCGTTTGAAGCGGCTGCGCAACGATTGCGCCGCAATCGCCGCGTTGTTCAGATAGCAGAAGCCGCCCGCCGCATCGGCACGCGCGTGATGGCCGGGCGGCCTGCACAGCGCGTACGTTTCGCGCGCGCCGTCATTCACGGCAGCAGCCGCCGCCAGCGCGCTCTGCGCCGACCAGTAAGCGGAGCGCCAGGTATTCGCGCCGACGGGACAACTGCCGTCGGCGAGATAGCGCGCCGCCTTCGCGAGCACGCCGCGCAACGGATTCGGATCGCGCACGAAGATGTTCGACATCACTTCGTCGCCCCAGTCATCGGGCATCTGCTTCCACTCGCGATGCCCTTCTTCGAGAAAGCGCAGATAGTTCATGTCGTGCACGGCAGCGATGGCGGCCGTGCCGTGATCGGCGGGTTCGACGACATCGAAGTCCAGCGACTTCGCCGCCGCGACGAGCCGCGCGGCGCGCTCGGGCACTTCCTGCGGCGCGCGCATCTGTCCGCGCGACATGTACGTGCGCGGATGATGCAGCAACTGTTCGGGATGAAAAAAGGTCTTCATTTGCAGGGCTATTCCTCTTATTGCACTTGAACCGTCGACGCGACACCCGCGCGCGCAACCACGGCATTGAGCAGCACGTTCGCGCCGCGCGTCACGTCGTCGGGCAATGCGTCTTCGGCTTCGTTGTGCGACAGACCGTCGACGCACGGAATGAACACCATCGCCGTCGGGCAATAGCGCGCCAGGTGAATCGCATCGTGACCTGCGCCGCTGACGATGCGCTCGTTCGAATAGCCGAGCCCTTCGACGGCCTGCGCGACGAGCGCGACACAGTCCGTATCGAACGGCGTTGCGGGACTGCGCCAGTACGTTTCGACGTCGATCATCACGCCGCGTGCCTGTGCAATGCGCGCAAACGCATCGCGCAGATCGCGTTCCATTGCGTCGACTTCGCGGTCTTCGTGATGACGCAAGTCGACGGTGAACTTCACTTCGCCTGCAATCGTGTTGCGCGACGCGTTCGTGATGCCGATCTGTCCGATCGTCACGAGTCCGCGCGGCGCATATCGTCCGACGATCGTCTCCAGTTCCGCCGCCATCTGCGCGCTCGCGAAATACGCGTCCTTGCGATACGGCATCGGCGTCGTGCCGGCGTGCGCGGCCATGCCCGTCACCTTGACGTCGAGCCAGCGGATCGCCTGGCCGCCCGTCACGACGCCGATCGTCGTGCCGTTCGCTTCGAGCACGGGGCCTTGCTCGATATGCGCTTCGAAATACGCATCCACACGTTGCGCATTGACGGCGCGCGCGCCGCGATAGCCGCTTTGCGCGAGCGCATCGGCGAGCGTGATGGCGTCGGCGTCTTTCTTGGCGAGCGCGTCGTCGAGCGACGTGATGCCCGTGAACACCGCCGAGCCGAGCATCGCGGGCGTGAAGCGCGCGCCTTCTTCATTGGTCCACGAGACGATTTCGATCGGCTTGTCCGTCTCGATGTTCGCATCGTTCAGCGCGCGCACCAGTTCGAGCGCGGCGAGCACGCCGTACACGCCGTCGAAACGGCCGCCTTCGGGCTGCGTGTCGAGATGGCTGCCGATCAGCACGGGCGCGGCGTCCTTCTGCACGCCTTCGCGACGCGCGAACAGATTGCCGATCTCATCGACGCTCACCGTCATGCCCGCATCGCGGCACCACGTCGCGAACAGATCGCGGCCGCGCACGTCTTCATCCGTCAACGCGAGACGGCGCACGCCGCCTTTAGGCGTCGCGCCGATCTTCGCCATGTCCATCAGGCTTTGCCACAGGCGCGCGCCATCGATTTGCAACAGGTCTTTCATGGGTCTTCCGATGTTCATCAACTCAGATTCGATTCAATGCGCGCCGACGACTTCCGTCTGCTCCGCATGCGCCGCGCGACGCGCGTCGAGCGCGACGATGCACAGCAATGAGATGCCCGCGAGGCACGTGTAGAACACGGCGAGCGGCCACCATTGGCCCGTATAGCGATGCGCGAGCCACGTGCCCACGAGCGGCGTCAGGCCGCCCGCCACCGCGCCACACACCTGATACGCGAGCGAGATGCCTGAGTAGCGCACGTGCGTCGGAAAGATGCCGCTGACGAAGCCAGCGATCACCGAATAGAAGCTCGCCATGCAGACCACGGCGATCGCGATGCCGATCACCATCGGCACGGCCGAGCCGCTTTGCACGAGCACGAACATCGGATACGGCGAGATCATCGCGAGCAGCGCGGCGATCTTCAGGAAGCGCGCGCCGCCGATGCGTTCGGCCAGCCACGCAGCAAGCGGCTGCGCGATGAACTGGATGATCGCCACCGCAAAGAGGCAGTCGAGAATCAGCGAGCGCGTCACGCCCACGTATTGCGTCGTGTACGCGATCATGAACGTGTTCGTGAAGTACACACCCGCAATGCCGATCGTGTTCGCGCCGATGCACAGCAGCACGAGGCCCCACGCCGAGCGGAACACTTCGGCGATCGGCAGCTTCGACGTGCGGTTCGCTTCTTTCATACGCGCGAATTCCGGCGATTCGTTCACGCCGAGACGGATCACGATGCCGACAATCAGCAGCACGGCGCTCGCGAGAAACGGCAGACGCCAGCCCCACGACATGAAGTCCGCCTTGTCCATCGACGTGACCGCGCGAAACGCGATCAGCGACAGAATCAGTCCCGCCGGGCTGCCGAGCTGCGCGAACGACGCGAAGAACGTGCGGCGGCCCTTCGGCGCGTGCTCGCCTGCCATCAACACTGCGCCGCCCCACTCGCCGCCCACGGCAATGCCTTGCACCACGCGCAGCAGCACGAGCAGCACGGGCGCGAGCGCGCCCACTTTCGAATAGTCGGGCAACAGGCCGACGCATACAGTCGCGACGCCCATCATCATCAGCGTCGTCATCAGCGCCTTCTTGCGGCCGATACGGTCGCCGAGATGGCCGAACACGATGCCGCCCAATGGCCGCGCGAAAAAGCCCACGGCAAAGGTCGCGAACGACGCCATCGTGCTGATGAAGCGGTCGCTCGACGGAAAGTACAGCTCGCCGAATACGAGCGCTGCCGCCGTCGCGTAGATGTAGAAGTCGTACCACTCGATCATCGTGCCGATGAACGCGGCCGTCGCGGCGCGTCCCGGCTGACGGGTACTGATGGCTTGGGTCATGCTGGCTCCTGATACACGTATGACGTGGGTTGAACCCGTGGCCTCGCGCGCGGTGTTGGGATCGGTGTGCCGTTCGTGGCTTGTGGCCGGAACGGTCGCGCGCAACGGCTGACGGAATGCGTCATTTATCGGCGGCCAGAAAACATTAGTCAAATTTCGAGTTATTATTCGCCGCATAAATTCAACTTATAGTTTCACCCGCATGCGCCCCGACATCGCCCGATTTCTGAACGACCGGCTCGACTGGAACCTGCTGCGCACGTACCTCGTGATCATGCAGGAGCGCAGTCTGAGCCGTGCCGCCGCGCGTCTGCACGTGACGCAGCCCGCCGTCAGCCAGGCGTTGAGGCGGCTGGAAGAAACGCTGGAGCGCAAGCTGATCGAGCGGCGCGGTCCGTATTTCGCGCCGACGCAGGCGGGCGAAGAGGTGTATCGCATTGCGAGCGACATCTACGGGAATATCTCGCGGCTCGAAACCGAGATCGACGACCGCACGGAGGACATCAGCGGCTCGATACGTCTGCTGACCATCAGCCGGATCGAATCGCCCGTGTACGACGAGTTCCTCGCGGACTTTCATCGCGCGTATCCGCGCATCGACTTGCAGATCGAAGTGATGCGTTCGTCGGACATCATCTCGTCGCTGCTGCAGAAGACGGCGACCGCGGGCCTCGGCCTGTGCCGCACGCCGCACGACAAGCTGGAAATGCGCTGCTTTCTAAGGCAGCGCTACGCGATTTTCTGCGGGCGTCATCACCGGCTGTACGGCAAGTCGCCGCTGACGATGGAAGACCTGCTCGCGGAAAACTTCGTGTCGTTCACGAGCGACCAGATCGGCGACAGTCTTTCGCCGCTCACCGTGTTTCGCGACCAGAAGGGCTTCACGGGGCGCATCGTCGCGTCGTCGCCGAGTCTCGACGAAGTGCGCCGGTTGATCTTCGCGGGCTTCGGCATCGGCTGTCTGCCGGAACACATCGTGCGCGACGACATCGCGCAGCAGCGCCTGTGGCGGCTGCCGCCCGAAGAAGGTCTCGTCGATGTCGACGTGCATCTGCTGTGGCATCGCGAACGCAAGATGAATGCGGCCGATCACGCGTTCCTCGACAGCATGGAGCGCTGCATGCGCCGCCACGCGCTCGCAGAGCGGCTGGGCAAATAACGCCGTCTCGAAGCACCCGACTGGTGCGCACACGCGCACGCATATCGCCGTCGCGCTTCAACGTTGTGCATCAATGACGCGCCAAACACGTCGAATCGACGTCGCGCCGGCAATGGCATGCTTATCGCTTAGTGAGGAGCAGGAGCCGGTGCAGCATCCGGTTTAGCAGTCACAATCTGGCAAATGGACGACTAGGGTTCCGGTCCGCATCGAATCGACAAAAGCATTCGGTGCGCGACGCTGGTCCGAGAGTTGTCGACCTCGAACGAGGTTACACGGCGGGATAAAAGCCCGGGAGAGAACGCGATGCGTCGCGCCGCTCCTGCCGTCGATAACCGTCCCCGCGAGGTCAACCTCATGCGCAAGCTCCGCTTTTTCGCCGCAGCCGCCGTCGCTCTCTCCCTCTGCATTTCCACGCCTTCATTCGCTCAAGCACGCAAGGACTTCAAGGTCTGCTGGACCATCTACGCCGGCTGGATGCCGTGGGGCTATGCGAAGACCCAGGGCATCATGTCGAAGTGGGCGAAAAAGTACGGCATCAACGTCGATGTCGTGCAACTGAACGACTACATCGAATCGATCAACCAGTACACGGCCGGCAAGTTCGATGGCTGCGCGATGACCAACATGGACGCGCTCACCATTCCGGCAACGGGCGGCGTGGACAGCACCGCGCTGATCGTCAGCGACTATTCGAACGGCAACGACGGCGTGCTGATCAAAGGCAGCGGCAAGAAGGTCGCCGACCTGAAAGGCCAGCCCGTCAATCTCGTCGAACTCTCCGTCTCGCACTACCTGCTCGCACGCGCGCTCGAATCGGCAGGCATGAGCGAGCGCGACATCAAGACCGTCAATACGTCCGATGCCGATATCTCCGGCGCGTTCGCCACGCCGACCGTGCATAACGCCGTCACGTGGAATCCGATGCTCGCCGATCTGAAGGCGAAGCCGAACGTCACCGAAGTGTTCGATTCGAGCCGCATTCCCGGCGAGATCATGGACATGATGGTCGTCAACACGAAGACGCTGCACGACAACCCCGCGCTCGGCAAGGCGCTGACGGGCGCGTGGTTCGAGATCATGCAACTGATGCACGGCACGTCGCCGGAAACGCAAGCGGCCTTGACCTCGATGGCGAAAGCATCGGGCACCGACCTCGCCGGCTTCAGATCGCAACTGTCGACCACCGCCCTCTTCTACACGCCGCAACAGGCGCTCGACTTCGCCACCAGCCCGAACATGCCGAAGATCATGACGCGCGTCGCGCAGTTCTCGTTCGATCACGGTCTGCTCGGCAAAGGCGCGCCGAACGCGGGTGCCGTCGGCATGGCGTTCGACAACGACGTGACCGTCGGCAACAAGGGCAACCTGAAGCTGCGTTTCGACCCGACGTATGTGCGCCTCGCCGCGCAAGGCAAGCTTTGAACGCCGCGTCATTCTGAGCAGGAGAGGCCCATGCGGCTCATCAACCGACATCCTGGCCGCACCGGCAGTCTGATGCTGTTGCTGCTGCCCTTCATCGTGCTGGTCGCGGTGTATTTCACCGGCTCGTCGCTGCGGCTGCAGGCGAATCCCGACGACAAGCTGCTGCCGGGCGCCACACAGATGAAGGACGCGCTGCACGAATACGCGTTCACCGAAGACAAGCGCACGGGCGACTACACGATGTGGGACGACACGGTATCGAGCATGAAGCGGCTCGGCATCGGACTCGTCGCGAGCGCGGCGATTGCGCTCGTGTTCGGCATCGTCACGGGCAGCATTCCGCTCGCGGGCGCGACGCTGTCGCCGTTCATCACCGTGATATCGATGATTCCGCCGCTTGCCGTGCTGCCGATTCTCTTCATCGTGTTCGGTCTCGATGAGTTATCGAAAGTCGTGCTGATCGTGATCGGCATTACGCCGATGATGATCCGCGACTTGCAGCAGCGCACGCGCGAGATTCCCGAAGAACTGTGGATCAAGGCGCAAACGCTCGGCGCGTCGAGCTGGACGCTGATCGTGCGCGTGATCGTGCCGCAACTGCTACCGCGTCTGCTGATCGCGCTGCGGCTCGCGCTGACGTCCGCGTGGCTCTTTCTGATCGCGGCGGAAGCGATCGCATCGACGGACGGCCTCGGCTATCGCATCTTTCTCGTGCGCCGCTATCTCGCGATGGACGTGATCCTGCCGTACGTCGCGTGGATCACGCTGCTCGCATGGCTGATCGACGAAGCGCTGCGCCGTCTCACGCAATGGGCGTTCCCCTGGTACAACGGGGGCCGCGCATGATCGAGATCCGCAATCTGTGGAAGCAGTACGACGATCAGGTCGTGCTGGAGCGGCTCAATCTGCGCATCGCGGAAGGCGAGTTCTGCTCGATGGTCGGCGCGTCGGGCTGCGGCAAGTCGACGTTCCTGCGGCTGCTGCTCGGCCAGGAACGTCCGACGCGCGGCGAGATCCTGCTCGACGGCGAACCGCTGCCGCCGGAGCCGGACCCGCATCGCGGCGTCGTGTTTCAGCGCTACTCGGTGTTTCCGCATCTGACCGTGTTGCGCAACGTGATGCTCGGACTGGAGTTGCCGCATGCGCGCTTCACGGGCCGCCTGTTCGGCGCGCGCCGCCGTCTCGCACGCGATGAAGCCGTTGCGATGCTCACACGCGTCGGCCTCGCCGATTCGCTCGACAAATATCCGCATCAGCTGTCGGGCGGCATGCAGCAACGTCTCGCGCTCGCTCAGGCGCTCGTGATGAAGCCGCGCGTGCTGCTGCTCGACGAACCGTTCGGCGCGCTCGATCCCGGCATCCGCCGCGACATGCACGAACTGCTGACGGGCCTCTGGCGCGAAGCGAAGCTGACCGTCTTCATGGTCACGCACGATCTGAAAGAAGGCTTCACGCTCGGCAGCCGCGTGCTCGTCTTCGACAAGGTGCGCATCGATCCGCAAGCGCCGCAGGCGTACGGCGCGCGCATTACCTACGACATTCCGCTCGAACGCAACGGCGTGCGCGAGCCGCAGGCGACGACGGCGATTCCGCCGCTGCTCGCCGTGCCCGCATGACCTGCGCAACCGAAGCGAACGAAACAAGGACAAAGACATGAACGAAATATTGCTCGAAGAAACCGTGCCGGGCGGCGGCCATGCGTCGCTGATCGTGAAGCGTGGACAGGTTTTGCGTATCACCGATCCGCGTGGCGGCGCGAACGTCGGCATGCTGCTTTTCAACGCCGCCGAGAAGAGCGAGCGCATGAATCTGCCCGACACGCTCAAGTGCCAGCACACCGCAAAACTGACGCGCGGCCATTGCATTTATTCGGACATGGGCCGCGTGCTCGCCGCAGTCGTCGCGGACACGTGCGGCTGGCACGACAGTCTCGCCGGCGCGTCGAACGCGGCGGAAGTGTTCGAGAAATATGGCCAGGGCCGCTATCAGGAGTTGCGCAACGCGTTCTATCGCAACGGCACCGACAACCTGCTCGTGGAACTCGGCAAGTGGGGACTCGGCGTCGCGGATCTGCTGATGACGCTGAACCTGTTCAGCCGCGTCGACGTGACGGATGCGGGCGCGATGCAATTCGTCGAGGGCAATTCGAAAGCGGGCAACTACATCGAGCTGTATGCGCCGATGAACACGCTCGTCGTGCTGACGGCGATCCAGCATCCGCTCGACCCAAACCCGGAATACGCGCCGAAGCCCGTGAAGCTCGCACTGCGCGCCGCCGATCCGCAGATCGCCGAAATCTGCCGTACGTCGTGCGATGAAAACACGCGCGGCTTCATCAACACCGAACGATTCTTTCTCTGAGCGACAGGCGCGCCATGACGACATCCACACTCACAGCCAGCACGCTCGATCCCGCCAGCGCAACCTTCCGCGAAACCTTGCCCGCGGGCGAGCCGTGGCTCAAGGAACTGAAAGCGGGACAGACGCTGCGTATCCGCGACGTCGAAGGCAATCAGGCGATCGATACGCTCTTCTACAGTCTCGCCGATCCGCGCGAACGCTACGATGCACAACGCACGCTGCGCCGCCAGCAGAGCCTCTATCTGACGACGGGCACCGTGCTCTATTCGAACCTCGGCAATCCGATGCTGACCATCGTCGCCGATACGTGCGGACGTCACGACACGCTCGGCGGCGCCTGCGCGCAGGAAAGCAACACGGTGCGCTACGCGCTGGAAAAGCGCTACATGCACAGCTGCCGCGACAACTACCTGCGAGCGTGCGCGCACGACGGCCGTTTGTCGAAGCAGGACATTGCCGCCAACATCAACTTCTTCATGAACGTGCCCGTCACATCCGAGGGCGGCCTCACATTCGAAGACGGCATTTCGGCGCCGGGCAAATACGTCGAATTGCGCGCGGAAATGGATGTGATCGTGCTGATCTCGAACTGCCCGCAGCTGAACAATCCCTGCAACGGCTACAACCCGACGCCTGCGGAGCTGACGATATGGAACTGAGCACGCTGCGTCTGTGGCTCTACACGATGATGAAAGTGCGCGCCGAACGCTTCATGCGCATCGACCGTTCCGCAACATACAAGAAGCACTGAACGTCGTCCGCTTCGACACACGGAAGCGAAGCGACTTGCCGTGGACGACCTCGGCATGCATGCCCACGTGGCGGGACGACCCGCCCACGCATTGAACATCCACTCATGTTCGATAAAGTCCTCATTGCCAATCGCGGCGCGATTGCATGCCGCATCCTGCGCACGCTGCGCGAACTGAACGTCGAAGGCGTCGCTGTGTATAGCGAAGCGGATCGCGCGAGCCGTCACGTCAGTCTCGCCGATACGGCATGCAGCCTCGGCGACGGCGCGGCGAGCGTCACCTATCTCGACATCGCGAAGATTCTGGAGATCGCACGCGCACAAGGCGCGCAGGCGATTCATCCGGGCTATGGCTTTCTGTCGGAGAACGCGGCCTTCGCCGAGGCTTGCGAAGCCGCCGGCATTGCCTTCATCGGCCCGACGCCTTCGCAGTTGCGCGCGTTCGGACTCAAAC
This genomic interval from Paraburkholderia sabiae contains the following:
- a CDS encoding complex I subunit 4 family protein yields the protein MHLPSVLDLLIWVPIVAGIVVLLGGSDNARSRTRWLALIGAAVSILPVIPLVSGFDSSLSTMQFEQQLAWLPEFGISYHLGVDGISLWFTVLTSVTTLIIVIASWESISSRVAQYYGAFLLLSGCMQGVFTSLDGMLFFVFFEASLIPLYLLIGTWGEQRRVYAAVRFFFFSLVGSLAMLAALIYLWAHAHTFDIATWRTLKLDFTPQLMVFIGFLAAFSVKVPMWPVHTWLPDVHSDGPTGAAVLLGMLKMGGYGLLRFALPIVPDACHFFAPAMIALSLVAVIYGSLLALAQTDMRKLLAYSAVAHMGLVTLGLFTFDRMGTEGAVVQMLSYGIVSGAMLLCTGMLFDRTKNGSIDAYGGVANSMPKLATFAMLFSMANVGLPGTSGFVGEFLVLMGAIRFNFWVGATAALTLILSAAYTLWMYKRVMFGAIKNTRVSSLRDLGRREFVLLGAMAVLVLAIGVRPKTFTDAIGPAAENLVAQAQGSALPTDTGVASNNRATASSTRLPG
- a CDS encoding urea amidolyase associated protein UAAP2, coding for MTTSTLTASTLDPASATFRETLPAGEPWLKELKAGQTLRIRDVEGNQAIDTLFYSLADPRERYDAQRTLRRQQSLYLTTGTVLYSNLGNPMLTIVADTCGRHDTLGGACAQESNTVRYALEKRYMHSCRDNYLRACAHDGRLSKQDIAANINFFMNVPVTSEGGLTFEDGISAPGKYVELRAEMDVIVLISNCPQLNNPCNGYNPTPAELTIWN
- a CDS encoding LysR family transcriptional regulator; this translates as MRPDIARFLNDRLDWNLLRTYLVIMQERSLSRAAARLHVTQPAVSQALRRLEETLERKLIERRGPYFAPTQAGEEVYRIASDIYGNISRLETEIDDRTEDISGSIRLLTISRIESPVYDEFLADFHRAYPRIDLQIEVMRSSDIISSLLQKTATAGLGLCRTPHDKLEMRCFLRQRYAIFCGRHHRLYGKSPLTMEDLLAENFVSFTSDQIGDSLSPLTVFRDQKGFTGRIVASSPSLDEVRRLIFAGFGIGCLPEHIVRDDIAQQRLWRLPPEEGLVDVDVHLLWHRERKMNAADHAFLDSMERCMRRHALAERLGK
- a CDS encoding Zn-dependent hydrolase, which encodes MKDLLQIDGARLWQSLMDMAKIGATPKGGVRRLALTDEDVRGRDLFATWCRDAGMTVSVDEIGNLFARREGVQKDAAPVLIGSHLDTQPEGGRFDGVYGVLAALELVRALNDANIETDKPIEIVSWTNEEGARFTPAMLGSAVFTGITSLDDALAKKDADAITLADALAQSGYRGARAVNAQRVDAYFEAHIEQGPVLEANGTTIGVVTGGQAIRWLDVKVTGMAAHAGTTPMPYRKDAYFASAQMAAELETIVGRYAPRGLVTIGQIGITNASRNTIAGEVKFTVDLRHHEDREVDAMERDLRDAFARIAQARGVMIDVETYWRSPATPFDTDCVALVAQAVEGLGYSNERIVSGAGHDAIHLARYCPTAMVFIPCVDGLSHNEAEDALPDDVTRGANVLLNAVVARAGVASTVQVQ
- a CDS encoding ABC transporter ATP-binding protein, translated to MIEIRNLWKQYDDQVVLERLNLRIAEGEFCSMVGASGCGKSTFLRLLLGQERPTRGEILLDGEPLPPEPDPHRGVVFQRYSVFPHLTVLRNVMLGLELPHARFTGRLFGARRRLARDEAVAMLTRVGLADSLDKYPHQLSGGMQQRLALAQALVMKPRVLLLDEPFGALDPGIRRDMHELLTGLWREAKLTVFMVTHDLKEGFTLGSRVLVFDKVRIDPQAPQAYGARITYDIPLERNGVREPQATTAIPPLLAVPA
- a CDS encoding putative urea ABC transporter substrate-binding protein — translated: MRKLRFFAAAAVALSLCISTPSFAQARKDFKVCWTIYAGWMPWGYAKTQGIMSKWAKKYGINVDVVQLNDYIESINQYTAGKFDGCAMTNMDALTIPATGGVDSTALIVSDYSNGNDGVLIKGSGKKVADLKGQPVNLVELSVSHYLLARALESAGMSERDIKTVNTSDADISGAFATPTVHNAVTWNPMLADLKAKPNVTEVFDSSRIPGEIMDMMVVNTKTLHDNPALGKALTGAWFEIMQLMHGTSPETQAALTSMAKASGTDLAGFRSQLSTTALFYTPQQALDFATSPNMPKIMTRVAQFSFDHGLLGKGAPNAGAVGMAFDNDVTVGNKGNLKLRFDPTYVRLAAQGKL
- a CDS encoding ABC transporter permease: MRLINRHPGRTGSLMLLLLPFIVLVAVYFTGSSLRLQANPDDKLLPGATQMKDALHEYAFTEDKRTGDYTMWDDTVSSMKRLGIGLVASAAIALVFGIVTGSIPLAGATLSPFITVISMIPPLAVLPILFIVFGLDELSKVVLIVIGITPMMIRDLQQRTREIPEELWIKAQTLGASSWTLIVRVIVPQLLPRLLIALRLALTSAWLFLIAAEAIASTDGLGYRIFLVRRYLAMDVILPYVAWITLLAWLIDEALRRLTQWAFPWYNGGRA
- a CDS encoding urea amidolyase associated protein UAAP1, giving the protein MNEILLEETVPGGGHASLIVKRGQVLRITDPRGGANVGMLLFNAAEKSERMNLPDTLKCQHTAKLTRGHCIYSDMGRVLAAVVADTCGWHDSLAGASNAAEVFEKYGQGRYQELRNAFYRNGTDNLLVELGKWGLGVADLLMTLNLFSRVDVTDAGAMQFVEGNSKAGNYIELYAPMNTLVVLTAIQHPLDPNPEYAPKPVKLALRAADPQIAEICRTSCDENTRGFINTERFFL
- a CDS encoding histone deacetylase family protein — protein: MKTFFHPEQLLHHPRTYMSRGQMRAPQEVPERAARLVAAAKSLDFDVVEPADHGTAAIAAVHDMNYLRFLEEGHREWKQMPDDWGDEVMSNIFVRDPNPLRGVLAKAARYLADGSCPVGANTWRSAYWSAQSALAAAAAVNDGARETYALCRPPGHHARADAAGGFCYLNNAAIAAQSLRSRFKRVAILDTDMHHGQGVQEIFYGRDDVLYISIHGDPTNFYPVVAGYEEERGAGAGDGFNVNLPMPHGSSEAVFFDKLDDALRVLKRFEPDALVLALGFDIYKDDPQSQVAVTTQGFGRLGEAIGALRLPSVIVQEGGYHLESLEANARAFFDGFMEKRSA
- a CDS encoding MFS transporter: MTQAISTRQPGRAATAAFIGTMIEWYDFYIYATAAALVFGELYFPSSDRFISTMASFATFAVGFFARPLGGIVFGHLGDRIGRKKALMTTLMMMGVATVCVGLLPDYSKVGALAPVLLVLLRVVQGIAVGGEWGGAVLMAGEHAPKGRRTFFASFAQLGSPAGLILSLIAFRAVTSMDKADFMSWGWRLPFLASAVLLIVGIVIRLGVNESPEFARMKEANRTSKLPIAEVFRSAWGLVLLCIGANTIGIAGVYFTNTFMIAYTTQYVGVTRSLILDCLFAVAIIQFIAQPLAAWLAERIGGARFLKIAALLAMISPYPMFVLVQSGSAVPMVIGIAIAVVCMASFYSVIAGFVSGIFPTHVRYSGISLAYQVCGAVAGGLTPLVGTWLAHRYTGQWWPLAVFYTCLAGISLLCIVALDARRAAHAEQTEVVGAH